A window of the Danio aesculapii chromosome 10, fDanAes4.1, whole genome shotgun sequence genome harbors these coding sequences:
- the lrrc32 gene encoding transforming growth factor beta activator LRRC32 produces MGTCLWILMLMVSQVSPYRRPDEDSPCRVHQDDVDCSSLSLRRVPALPPSSIRLLDLSQNLLQNLTLQDLPSRSAIRRLDLHRNQIQFLQPGLFQKLLHLEDLDLSGNALDLYAALHTPLGLLPALRRLDLSANGLFTDMSDYFLSDAPALTNLSLDGNSITKISRTTFNGSRALRNIDLHNNVIIEIEEGAFEFLTELSELDLSVNSISCITDFNLVQLRTLNLSRNSLTNFQSVDMEDEFQLQHLDLRENKLLYFPVLPQRNRLMYLDLSRNLLRSVNCSGPLEELESLRENGHLLTDHDKPLSLCANERQQELRRLLYLDLSFNQLKTLSSSFFSSMAALESLNISNNCLQSFSVDSLRSLKTLDLSFNNLQNLSFSGSALPALEVLLLQGNALHLLDAHIFSSLPSIRSLHLQQNLLSICANPQISSGCVHLSDIPSLTYLYLSENSLSSIPEGAFTGSSLLILDLSLNPGVDITAESLSGVEMSLTHLSLRGNQLHELSIDFSAFQKLRSLDLSVNRLSGVSLWSEDSSVEILNLQNNRVETLGSAVLQGRLRTLYVGWNPLSCCRNSQLLDLLEQERLHVPDLAAATCWYSGDVERVEVSVNAALPELCSSADSRVLWVSLMVALALGLALVLTVSLKLCHSRKHRFKRGFKA; encoded by the exons aTGGGGACGTGTCTCTGGATACTGATGCTCATGGTGTCGCAGGTCTCACCGTACAGACGTCCAGATGAAGATTCGCCCTGTCGAGTG CACCAGGATGATGTGGACTGCAGCAGTCTGAGTCTGAGACGGGTCCCGGCACTGCCGCCCTCCAGTATCCGCCTGCTAGATCTGTCTCAAAACCTTCTGCAGAACCTGACCCTCCAGGATCTGCCGTCCCGCTCCGCCATCCGCCGTCTGGACCTGCACCGCAACCAGATCCAGTTCCTGCAGCCGGGGCTCTTTCAAAAACTGCTGCACCTGGAGGATCTGGACCTGTCGGGGAACGCGCTGGACCTGTACGCCGCCCTGCACACACCCCTCGGCCTGCTGCCTGCGCTGCGCCGCCTGGATCTGTCTGCTAACGGGCTCTTCACTGATATGAGCGATTATTTCCTGAGCGATGCCCCGGCTCTCACCAACCTCTCCTTAGATGGAAACAGCATCACCAAAATCAGCAGAACCACATTCAACGGCTCGCGGGCCCTCAGGAACATTGACCTTCACAATAACGTGATTATAGAGATCGAGGAAGGTGCTTTTGAGTTCCTGACGGAGCTCTCTGAGCTGGATCTGTCCGTCAACTCTATTTCCTGCATCACAGACTTCAACCTCGTTCAGCTCCGAACACTAAACTTAAGCAGAAACAGCTTGACTAACTTCCAGAGCGTGGACATGGAGGACGAGTTCCAGCTTCAGCATCTGGACCTCAGGGAAAATAAGCTGCTCTACTTCCCCGTCCTGCCCCAGAGGAACAGACTGATGTACCTGGATCTGTCTAGAAACCTGCTAAGGAGCGTGAACTGCTCAGGTCCGCTGGAGGAGCTGGAGAGCCTGCGGGAGAACGGGCATCTGCTTACGGATCACGATAAACCGCTGAGTCTGTGTGCCAATGAGCGGCAGCAGGAGCTCCGCAGGCTGCTGTACCTGGACCTGAGCTTCAACCAGCTGAAAACGCTCTCGTCCTCATTCTTCAGCAGTATGGCTGCTCTGGAGAGCCTGAACATCAGCAATAACTGCCTGCAGAGCTTCAGCGTGGACTCTCTGCGCTCCCTGAAGACTCTGGACCTCAGCTTTAATAACCTCCAGAACCTGTCCTTCAGCGGGAGCGCTCTGCCGGCGCTGGAGGTGCTGCTCCTGCAGGGAAATGCTCTCCATCTGTTAGACGCTCATATATTCTCCAGCCTCCCCAGCATACGCAGCCTCCACCTCCAGCAGAATCTCCTCAGCATCTGTGCAAACCCGCAGATCTCCAGTGGATGCGTGCACCTCTCCGATATCCCATCCCTCACCTACCTGTACCTTTCAGAGAATTCCTTATCATCAATCCCCGAGGGTGCATTTACAGGATCTTCACTCCTCATCCTGGATTTATCTCTGAACCCTGGTGTTGATATTACTGCTGAGTCTCTGTCAGGTGTGGAGATGTCTCTAACTCATCTCTCTCTGAGAGGAAACCAGCTGCATGAGCTCAGCATTGACTTCAGCGCCTTCCAGAAGCTGAGATCTCTGGATCTGTCGGTGAACCGTCTGTCGGGAGTGTCTCTGTGGAGCGAGGACTCATCAGTGGAGATCCTGAACCTCCAGAATAACCGTGTGGAGACGCTGGGGTCTGCAGTGCTGCAGGGGAGGCTCAGGACGCTGTATGTGGGCTGGAACCCGCTGAGCTGCTGCAGGAACTCGCAGCTCCTGGATCTGCTGGAGCAGGAGCGTCTGCACGTGCCGGACCTCGCCGCTGCCACCTGCTGGTACAGTGGAGACGTGGAGCGTGTGGAGGTCAGTGTGAACGCGGCGCTGCCCGAGCTCTGCTCGTCTGCGGACTCCAGAGTGCTGTGGGTCAGCCTGATGGTGGCGCTGGCGCTGGGGCTGGCGCTGGTGCTGACCGTCAGCCTGAAGCTCTGCCACAGCAGAAAACACAGGTTCAAGAGAGGCTTTAAAGCTTGA